A genome region from Dolichospermum compactum NIES-806 includes the following:
- a CDS encoding DUF3181 family protein: MAKTNTTELLETLAAEIGESVYIDIAKWHLYLADAKLHNIVAEKLYPLITSKGVNEEKVITALESITVKVGGGRNEISLINLLPLQCQVTLVDIVEKYQREI, encoded by the coding sequence GTGGCTAAAACTAATACCACAGAATTACTGGAAACCCTAGCGGCCGAAATTGGTGAAAGTGTTTATATAGATATTGCAAAATGGCATCTTTATTTAGCCGATGCCAAATTGCATAATATTGTTGCTGAAAAATTGTATCCTTTAATTACTTCTAAAGGCGTTAATGAAGAAAAAGTAATTACCGCTTTAGAATCTATCACTGTGAAAGTGGGTGGTGGCAGAAATGAAATATCTTTAATTAATTTATTGCCCTTGCAATGTCAAGTTACCTTAGTAGATATTGTCGAGAAATATCAACGGGAAATATAA
- a CDS encoding ABA4-like family protein produces MNITDLFNVANLFVLPFWALMILLPNWNVTRKVMESYLPFVVLAGAYSYLFVVSITPENAAALSNPQLADIARFFSDETAAATGWIHFLVMDLFVGRWIYWEGQKTGIWTIHSIALCLFAGPLGVLSHIFTYWITKAFSKGSESVTVTQKV; encoded by the coding sequence ATGAATATCACAGATTTATTTAACGTTGCCAATCTTTTTGTTTTGCCTTTTTGGGCTTTGATGATTCTGTTACCCAATTGGAATGTCACCCGCAAGGTAATGGAATCTTATTTACCTTTTGTTGTTTTAGCTGGTGCATATTCCTATTTATTTGTCGTCAGCATTACCCCAGAAAACGCCGCAGCTTTATCAAATCCTCAATTAGCAGATATAGCTAGATTTTTTAGTGATGAAACGGCTGCTGCTACAGGTTGGATTCATTTTTTGGTAATGGATTTATTTGTCGGTAGATGGATTTATTGGGAAGGACAAAAAACCGGAATTTGGACAATTCACTCGATAGCTTTGTGTTTATTTGCCGGTCCTTTAGGTGTACTTTCTCATATTTTCACCTATTGGATTACTAAAGCCTTTTCTAAAGGTTCTGAAAGTGTGACAGTTACACAAAAAGTATAG
- the cobW gene encoding cobalamin biosynthesis protein CobW, whose translation MATKIPVTVITGFLGSGKTSIIRHLLQNNQGRRIAVLVNEFGELGIDGELLKSCQICPEDETEANQETNIFELTNGCLCCTVQEEFYPTMRELIKRRDSIDYIIIETSGLALPKPLIKAFRWQEIRNAATVDAVITVVDCAAVAAGTFASDLEAIAAQRQEDDSLEHETPLQELFEDQLACADLVILNKTDLVDSETQAQVLELVKNELPRVVKIVSSDYGKLDPSILLGFAAAVEDNLDDRPSHHDTEEDHDHDDEINSTHVILDRTFDPEKLQVTLEKLAEEQEIYRIKGFVAVENKLMRLVMQGVGTRFDKFYDRPWKLEEAKQTSLVFIGRNLQSSEIESQLVAL comes from the coding sequence ATGGCTACAAAAATCCCCGTTACCGTCATCACAGGCTTCTTAGGAAGCGGTAAAACCAGCATTATCCGTCACCTCCTCCAAAACAACCAAGGACGACGCATAGCAGTATTAGTTAACGAATTTGGCGAACTGGGGATAGATGGAGAATTATTGAAATCCTGTCAAATTTGCCCAGAAGATGAAACAGAAGCAAATCAAGAAACTAATATATTTGAACTGACAAACGGCTGTTTATGCTGCACTGTCCAAGAAGAATTTTACCCGACAATGCGGGAATTAATTAAACGCCGAGATAGCATTGATTATATTATCATTGAAACCTCTGGTTTAGCCTTACCAAAACCCTTAATTAAAGCCTTTCGTTGGCAAGAAATCCGCAATGCTGCTACAGTAGATGCAGTCATTACAGTAGTAGATTGTGCCGCTGTGGCCGCGGGAACATTTGCTAGTGATTTAGAAGCCATAGCAGCCCAACGCCAAGAAGATGATAGTCTAGAACATGAAACACCATTACAAGAATTGTTTGAAGATCAACTTGCTTGTGCTGATTTAGTGATTTTGAATAAAACTGATTTAGTTGATAGTGAAACACAAGCACAAGTTTTAGAATTAGTTAAGAATGAATTACCTAGAGTTGTGAAAATTGTCTCTAGTGATTATGGTAAATTAGACCCATCTATCTTATTAGGATTTGCAGCCGCAGTTGAAGATAATTTAGATGATCGTCCTAGTCATCATGACACCGAAGAAGACCATGATCATGATGATGAAATCAACTCAACTCACGTGATTTTAGACCGAACATTTGACCCAGAAAAGCTACAAGTAACATTAGAAAAACTGGCAGAAGAACAGGAAATCTACAGAATTAAAGGATTTGTGGCTGTTGAGAATAAACTCATGCGGTTAGTTATGCAAGGTGTAGGAACAAGATTTGATAAATTTTATGATCGTCCTTGGAAACTAGAAGAAGCAAAACAAACCAGTTTAGTTTTTATCGGTCGTAATTTACAATCTTCAGAAATAGAATCTCAATTAGTAGCTTTGTAA